The following are encoded together in the Methanothermobacter tenebrarum genome:
- a CDS encoding shikimate kinase, translating to MKIKVRSPGSATIINAIATGKGSAFAIQRHVTAEVELIPEGIKCVCEEDIDTTLMRTCAKLVLEKYNINTGLKVKTTSNLPVASGLSSSSATSNAIVMAASELIAEEFDLEPLKKWEILNLGIEASLKAGVTITGAFDDASASFYGGFTITDNLERKIIKRGPMENQKILIYMPERKSLTAESNVKRMKILAPLVEIAFKKALEGDLYKALTLNGIIYCATLGFNPEVAVDALEAGAIAAGLSGTGPAFVSITKEEKQDDIIDAWSSYPGDIIITSVDNQGTQFR from the coding sequence GTGAAAATAAAAGTTCGTTCACCCGGTTCGGCCACTATAATCAACGCTATCGCAACTGGTAAGGGTTCGGCTTTCGCCATCCAACGACATGTAACAGCAGAAGTTGAACTCATACCAGAAGGAATAAAATGTGTCTGTGAAGAGGACATTGACACAACCCTAATGAGAACATGCGCAAAATTAGTCCTTGAAAAATATAATATAAACACCGGATTAAAGGTTAAAACCACATCTAACCTTCCAGTAGCATCAGGACTTTCAAGTAGCAGCGCAACCTCAAACGCCATAGTAATGGCAGCGTCCGAGCTCATAGCGGAAGAATTCGACCTAGAACCGCTTAAAAAGTGGGAGATCCTCAATTTGGGCATTGAAGCCTCCCTAAAAGCAGGGGTTACAATCACGGGCGCATTTGATGATGCTAGCGCCTCATTCTATGGCGGATTCACAATAACAGATAACCTTGAAAGGAAGATAATCAAAAGGGGGCCCATGGAAAATCAAAAGATATTAATATATATGCCAGAGAGAAAATCTTTAACTGCAGAATCCAATGTCAAAAGAATGAAGATACTCGCACCCCTAGTAGAAATAGCCTTTAAAAAGGCCCTAGAAGGCGACCTCTACAAGGCATTAACCCTAAATGGTATAATATACTGTGCAACACTAGGATTTAATCCAGAAGTTGCAGTGGACGCCCTAGAAGCGGGTGCGATCGCAGCAGGCCTATCAGGGACAGGACCAGCATTTGTCAGCATAACAAAAGAAGAAAAACAAGATGATATCATAGACGCATGGAGCTCCTACCCCGGGGATATAATCATAACAAGCGTTGACAACCAGGGCACACAGTTTAGGTGA
- a CDS encoding PRC-barrel domain-containing protein: MLVSEFLGKKVLDKNAIEVGKVSDMDIDLENGMINSVIISKGELALRPQTFIVNIDEIQKVGDYVIIDIAVEGVSETPGEETTKLSLGKEE; encoded by the coding sequence ATGTTGGTCTCCGAATTTTTAGGTAAGAAGGTTCTTGATAAAAACGCTATAGAGGTAGGTAAGGTATCTGATATGGACATAGACCTTGAGAATGGGATGATAAATTCCGTGATCATATCAAAGGGAGAGTTAGCCCTCAGGCCACAGACATTCATAGTAAATATCGACGAAATACAGAAAGTAGGCGATTATGTCATAATTGATATAGCTGTTGAGGGGGTTTCAGAGACTCCTGGGGAGGAAACGACCAAATTATCACTTGGAAAAGAAGAATAA
- a CDS encoding DEAD/DEAH box helicase gives MNTEKAMMKIIKDCYPFIEKLNPAQKAAIKQGYLEDQHNYILAIPTASGKTLLGLMAAIKTILEGGKVIYTVPLISIQNEKIKEFKKLESHGITVGKDPRSSDLAIMVFESFDILTRFSWNTLNEIDLLIVDEFHMIGEYTRGPTIECAITRLMSLNPRIRIIALSATLRNLEEIATWLNAKVIQHDYRPVPLYKEILTLEMLNAREKNEAIVKILQEAIKDENQILVFVSTRRFTETLATFVSQKIHKNIPKETREIFNEVADKILEIPKKSGSPPTFTCLKLANCIKEGVAFHHAGLFTRQREIIEDEFRKGNLYMITATPSLMYGVNLPSQTVIIRDYIRWTRQGPKWIPVFDYEQMSGRAGRPQYDNVGYSYLIAKNPEEAYQLEEYYIHGEIEPTNSKLIENKDAVYHQIIGQVAAGLSDNPEDLIEFFKQTFYGHQLTKNPNMSIFDDNLEYEINSSIEFLIKNEIIKPTPAGLRATPFGLLIASSNYSVETSIKLRHLATEMDEIDTYKLIYEICKTPDMPIISFKTRKGKDSVREKLQEHGIFVMDVGNIEATAASLIEWINERSEYEIENLFNVYAASTRRAAYEASQLIKFFKEICEVTGVYGHSQKLDILMARLYYGVKADIIPLVVGVKRLGRIRARRLVKTFGYDLENVSEDELRRIDGIGPRMAAAIKEYTKRYTKSTF, from the coding sequence ATGAACACAGAAAAGGCCATGATGAAAATAATAAAAGACTGCTACCCCTTCATAGAAAAACTAAACCCTGCACAAAAAGCAGCAATCAAACAAGGCTACCTCGAAGACCAACACAATTATATACTAGCAATACCAACAGCAAGCGGAAAAACACTACTAGGCCTCATGGCCGCTATAAAAACAATACTAGAAGGTGGAAAAGTCATCTACACAGTCCCACTCATATCCATCCAAAACGAGAAAATTAAAGAATTCAAAAAACTTGAAAGTCATGGCATCACAGTGGGTAAAGATCCAAGATCCTCAGACCTTGCAATCATGGTATTTGAATCATTTGACATACTAACACGCTTCTCATGGAACACGCTAAACGAGATAGACCTCCTAATAGTAGATGAATTCCATATGATAGGAGAATATACAAGAGGACCCACAATAGAATGTGCAATCACCCGCCTAATGTCCCTAAATCCCAGGATACGGATAATAGCACTCTCAGCAACCCTCAGAAACCTTGAAGAGATAGCAACATGGCTAAATGCTAAAGTGATACAACATGATTATCGTCCAGTCCCACTCTACAAGGAAATCCTAACCCTCGAAATGTTAAATGCCCGAGAAAAAAACGAAGCCATAGTCAAAATACTACAAGAGGCAATCAAAGACGAAAACCAAATCCTCGTATTCGTATCGACAAGAAGATTCACAGAAACCCTAGCAACATTTGTCTCCCAAAAAATACACAAAAACATCCCCAAAGAGACCAGAGAAATATTTAACGAAGTCGCTGATAAAATACTTGAAATCCCAAAAAAAAGTGGATCACCACCAACATTCACCTGCCTCAAACTCGCAAACTGCATAAAGGAGGGTGTCGCATTCCATCACGCAGGCTTATTCACCAGACAAAGAGAGATCATAGAAGATGAATTCAGAAAAGGCAACCTATACATGATCACAGCCACACCCAGTCTAATGTACGGTGTTAACCTACCATCCCAGACCGTCATCATAAGGGACTACATAAGGTGGACCCGACAAGGACCCAAATGGATACCAGTATTTGATTATGAACAAATGTCAGGAAGAGCCGGGAGACCACAATACGACAACGTAGGATACTCATATCTTATAGCAAAAAACCCAGAAGAAGCATACCAATTAGAAGAATATTACATACATGGTGAAATAGAACCCACCAACTCAAAACTCATAGAAAACAAGGACGCAGTCTATCACCAGATAATAGGACAAGTAGCAGCAGGATTATCAGACAACCCAGAAGATTTGATCGAATTCTTTAAACAAACATTCTACGGCCACCAGCTTACCAAAAATCCTAACATGAGCATCTTCGATGATAATCTTGAATATGAGATAAACTCCTCAATAGAATTCCTCATCAAAAACGAGATAATAAAACCAACCCCCGCAGGTTTAAGGGCCACACCATTCGGACTCCTCATAGCCAGTTCCAATTATAGTGTCGAAACAAGTATAAAACTCCGACACCTCGCAACTGAAATGGATGAAATCGACACTTACAAATTAATCTATGAAATATGCAAAACCCCTGACATGCCAATCATATCATTCAAAACTCGTAAAGGCAAGGATAGTGTCCGTGAAAAACTCCAAGAACATGGTATATTCGTCATGGATGTGGGCAACATTGAAGCCACCGCAGCATCCCTAATAGAATGGATAAACGAAAGAAGCGAGTATGAGATTGAAAACCTCTTTAATGTATATGCTGCTTCAACCCGTAGAGCAGCCTATGAGGCATCCCAACTCATAAAATTCTTCAAGGAAATATGTGAAGTCACAGGAGTATATGGCCATTCACAGAAACTTGACATACTAATGGCACGGTTATATTATGGCGTTAAAGCGGATATAATACCACTCGTTGTGGGCGTGAAAAGACTAGGCCGTATAAGAGCCCGCAGACTCGTGAAAACATTCGGATACGACCTAGAGAATGTGAGTGAAGATGAACTGCGGAGAATTGATGGAATCGGCCCCCGAATGGCAGCTGCAATTAAAGAATATACAAAAAGGTACACAAAATCAACTTTTTAA
- a CDS encoding tRNA uridine(34) 5-carboxymethylaminomethyl modification radical SAM/GNAT enzyme Elp3 gives MESACRLIIEEIVKGKIKTREELENLKRRVCKDLKLKKFIGNSTILKYATKKERKIIEELLRKKPTRTISGVAIVAVMCQPHPCPHGRCLYCPESEKAPPSYTGEEPAALRARMYKFHPYHQVYNRLKQLHSIGHPTDKVELIIMGGTFPSQTLCYQEWFITQCLKAMIDFGANIKNLKIKLPKYNNDYIHLKDVQSANEKAPIRCVGLTFETRPDYCKEEDVDRMLSFGVTRVELGVQTIYNHIYQRIKRGHNIQDVIESNRILRDSGIKVAMHLMPGLFADFEKDLRIFKRLFSDPSFKPDMIKIYPCLVTRNSQLYHLWEKGEYKPYNTEEAAELIVQIKKMLPKWVRTMRIQRDIPSHLIVDGVKKSNLGEIVYKKLEEEGIQCQCIRCREIGHRLSKGASINPDNIKPLKESYKATGGKEFFLSYEDTENNILIGFLRLRLPSKKAHRREINEKTALVRELHVYGPMLPLGEPGKGIGQHSGYGEKLLSWAEELAIKNNKEKILITSGIGVRNYYKRLGYEKEGPYMAKVLK, from the coding sequence ATGGAAAGCGCCTGTCGCTTAATAATAGAAGAAATAGTCAAAGGAAAAATAAAGACAAGAGAAGAGCTCGAAAATCTGAAACGTAGAGTTTGCAAGGACCTTAAACTCAAAAAGTTCATAGGCAACTCCACAATACTAAAATATGCCACAAAAAAAGAAAGAAAGATCATAGAAGAACTCTTAAGAAAAAAACCTACAAGGACAATCTCTGGAGTTGCAATAGTAGCAGTAATGTGCCAACCCCACCCATGCCCCCATGGGAGATGCTTATACTGTCCAGAAAGCGAAAAAGCACCCCCAAGTTACACAGGAGAAGAACCAGCAGCACTCAGAGCAAGAATGTACAAATTCCACCCATACCACCAAGTATACAACAGACTAAAGCAACTCCACAGCATAGGACACCCCACAGATAAAGTAGAACTAATCATAATGGGGGGCACATTCCCATCCCAGACACTATGCTACCAAGAATGGTTCATAACACAATGCCTAAAAGCAATGATAGACTTCGGAGCCAATATCAAAAACCTCAAAATAAAACTACCAAAATATAATAACGATTACATACACCTAAAGGATGTCCAATCAGCCAATGAAAAGGCACCTATAAGGTGCGTGGGCCTAACATTCGAAACAAGACCCGACTACTGCAAAGAAGAAGACGTGGATAGGATGCTATCCTTTGGGGTCACAAGAGTAGAACTTGGAGTTCAAACAATATACAACCACATATACCAGAGAATAAAAAGAGGCCATAACATCCAAGATGTTATAGAATCCAACAGAATCCTAAGAGATTCAGGTATCAAAGTCGCAATGCACCTCATGCCAGGCTTATTCGCAGACTTCGAAAAGGATCTTAGAATTTTCAAAAGACTATTTTCAGACCCATCCTTCAAACCCGACATGATAAAAATATACCCATGCCTAGTTACAAGGAACAGCCAATTATACCACCTATGGGAAAAAGGAGAATACAAACCATATAATACAGAAGAAGCGGCTGAATTAATCGTCCAAATAAAGAAGATGCTACCAAAATGGGTTCGTACAATGAGGATACAACGTGATATACCCTCACACTTAATCGTTGATGGAGTTAAAAAATCAAACCTTGGAGAAATAGTTTACAAGAAACTCGAAGAAGAAGGCATACAATGCCAATGCATAAGATGCAGAGAAATAGGACACAGACTATCAAAAGGCGCCAGTATAAACCCAGACAACATAAAACCCTTGAAAGAATCCTACAAAGCAACAGGTGGGAAAGAATTCTTCCTATCCTATGAAGACACTGAAAATAATATTCTCATCGGATTCCTCAGATTAAGACTACCATCCAAGAAAGCCCACCGAAGGGAAATTAACGAAAAAACGGCGCTAGTAAGAGAATTACATGTCTACGGGCCTATGCTCCCCCTCGGCGAACCAGGAAAGGGTATTGGACAACATTCAGGGTATGGGGAGAAACTATTATCCTGGGCAGAAGAACTAGCCATCAAAAACAACAAGGAAAAAATATTAATCACGAGCGGAATAGGGGTAAGAAACTATTATAAGAGGCTTGGATATGAGAAAGAAGGCCCATACATGGCAAAAGTGTTAAAATGA
- a CDS encoding MJ0307 family thioredoxin, whose protein sequence is MVVKIEVFTSPTCPYCPMALEVVEEAKKEFGDAIEVEQIDVMVDREKAIEYGLMAVPAIAMNGILKFIGAPSKEELIEAIKEELEESSF, encoded by the coding sequence ATGGTAGTCAAGATTGAAGTGTTCACATCACCCACATGTCCATATTGTCCAATGGCACTAGAAGTGGTTGAAGAGGCGAAAAAAGAATTTGGCGATGCCATAGAAGTTGAACAAATAGATGTGATGGTTGACAGGGAAAAAGCAATTGAATATGGTTTAATGGCCGTGCCAGCGATTGCAATGAATGGTATTCTAAAATTTATAGGAGCTCCTAGTAAAGAGGAGCTTATAGAGGCTATAAAAGAAGAATTGGAAGAATCTTCTTTTTAA
- the moaC gene encoding cyclic pyranopterin monophosphate synthase MoaC, whose protein sequence is MMKLTHTHEESIHMVDVTSKPITKRTATAEGEIHLKEDTIKLIKEKRIEKGNVLATAQIAAINAIKNTWNIIPLCHPLPITSTKLKFKILNDKITVKVTVKCNGKTGVEMEALTGVSVALLTIWDMVKSLEKDEKGQYPHTRISNIKVVEKKKSEQK, encoded by the coding sequence ATGATGAAGTTAACCCATACACATGAAGAATCCATCCACATGGTTGACGTGACCTCAAAACCCATAACCAAGAGAACAGCCACCGCAGAAGGTGAAATACACCTCAAAGAAGACACGATAAAACTAATCAAAGAAAAAAGGATAGAAAAGGGTAACGTCCTCGCAACAGCCCAGATAGCCGCTATAAACGCCATCAAAAACACATGGAACATAATACCATTATGTCATCCGCTACCAATAACAAGCACAAAATTGAAATTCAAAATCCTAAACGACAAAATAACCGTAAAAGTAACAGTAAAATGCAACGGCAAAACCGGAGTGGAAATGGAAGCCCTCACAGGAGTGAGCGTAGCACTCCTAACAATATGGGACATGGTAAAAAGCCTCGAAAAAGACGAAAAAGGCCAATACCCACATACGAGGATATCAAATATAAAAGTAGTGGAAAAAAAGAAAAGTGAACAAAAATGA
- a CDS encoding DUF2115 domain-containing protein: MFEKTSIPEKLTKRDLLKILKKEASKISIKDIMDATIYLREETKYMPVKEREEFIKRFTKAFFNRMRDVKNEKDRKEYNRLVNTKKLGEFIEFLDEQLKNAKNKPEKCFQEIARIISVYATFIREEPIHPVGTRFPGGLMVKKRKNVYYCPVKEKQMDTPGALCRFCVSVQDPDVI; the protein is encoded by the coding sequence ATGTTTGAAAAGACTAGCATCCCCGAAAAGTTGACTAAAAGAGATCTTTTAAAAATTCTTAAAAAGGAAGCTTCAAAGATTTCAATAAAGGATATAATGGATGCAACAATCTACTTAAGGGAAGAAACCAAGTATATGCCGGTCAAGGAGCGGGAAGAGTTTATTAAAAGATTTACAAAGGCTTTTTTCAATAGGATGAGGGATGTGAAAAATGAAAAGGATAGGAAAGAATATAATAGACTAGTAAATACTAAAAAATTGGGTGAATTTATAGAATTTCTTGATGAGCAGCTTAAGAATGCCAAGAATAAGCCTGAAAAGTGTTTCCAGGAAATTGCGCGGATAATAAGTGTATATGCGACATTCATAAGAGAAGAGCCGATACACCCTGTTGGGACTCGGTTTCCAGGCGGATTAATGGTGAAAAAAAGAAAAAATGTTTATTATTGCCCTGTTAAAGAGAAGCAAATGGACACTCCAGGTGCTCTTTGCAGGTTCTGCGTCAGCGTACAAGACCCTGACGTTATATGA
- a CDS encoding 30S ribosomal protein S17e yields MGNIRTAFVKRIAKELVEKNPGKFTMDFEENKKLVEELSTVNTKHLRNKIAGYITRLMRQQSQ; encoded by the coding sequence ATGGGGAATATTAGAACAGCATTCGTTAAAAGGATAGCTAAAGAATTAGTAGAAAAAAATCCTGGGAAATTCACAATGGACTTTGAAGAGAACAAGAAATTAGTCGAGGAACTCTCAACAGTAAACACAAAACACCTCAGAAACAAGATAGCCGGTTACATAACACGACTCATGAGGCAACAATCACAATAA
- a CDS encoding chorismate mutase has translation MRKSDAMKLLKKSREKIDLIDEKILELISERTSLARNIIKAKMVLDMDIWDPEREKQIEEKTRQIARENRIDEDKLIKIMRILTELNKMEQEQILRRK, from the coding sequence ATGAGAAAATCAGATGCCATGAAACTTCTAAAGAAATCCAGGGAAAAAATAGATCTTATAGATGAGAAAATATTAGAACTCATTTCTGAGAGAACCTCCTTGGCGAGGAATATAATAAAAGCAAAGATGGTTTTGGACATGGACATTTGGGATCCTGAAAGAGAAAAACAAATCGAAGAAAAGACTAGGCAAATTGCTAGGGAAAACAGAATCGATGAAGACAAACTTATAAAAATCATGAGAATACTCACAGAATTAAACAAGATGGAACAAGAACAAATACTCAGGAGGAAATAG
- a CDS encoding DUF2098 domain-containing protein encodes MEIVDGRGKTITVGSIVRYTGTGTTGEVSGLKVEDDQGWARLADSDLWYNTEYLEVLDKAEFERRESEKKEEIEKRLKKLKKMREDLEEVDMGSEVCDGGG; translated from the coding sequence TTGGAGATAGTTGATGGAAGAGGAAAAACGATAACTGTAGGTTCTATTGTGAGATATACTGGTACCGGTACTACTGGGGAGGTTTCAGGGCTTAAAGTAGAGGATGACCAAGGATGGGCTAGGCTTGCCGACTCAGACCTATGGTATAATACTGAGTATCTTGAAGTACTGGACAAGGCAGAGTTTGAAAGAAGAGAATCCGAAAAGAAGGAAGAAATAGAGAAGCGCCTTAAAAAACTTAAGAAGATGCGAGAGGACCTTGAAGAGGTTGACATGGGCTCAGAAGTCTGTGACGGTGGAGGTTAA
- a CDS encoding glycosyltransferase, whose protein sequence is MKKVIMIGKFPPHLGGVASHTYNLAKQLKEKGYHISILTYPHEKIEDKNDIKVSSAPTINIKGLRGLIFTLTATHKLIKIIRKEDIDIIHAHYIIPPGLIALIGSIITGKPYYVTVHGSDALILSSKSILRPIIKLILRKASKVLVVSKKLAEKVTELGIPQEKIMITYNMVDTKIFNPQIKTTFREEIGTKKPIILFVGNLVPQKGVEYLLKAKKLLKRDSKLVIVGGGPLLKKLKNMVKEENIEDVIFTGPRTDINNIMAAADIIVLPSVSEGIPIVLLEAMAMAKPIIATKVGGIPEIVDESVGILIEPKNPKKLANAIDKLLSDEKCRKKLGENGLKKAAKFSTIKTPY, encoded by the coding sequence TTGAAAAAAGTCATCATGATAGGTAAATTCCCACCACACCTTGGAGGAGTCGCATCCCACACCTACAACCTAGCAAAACAACTAAAAGAAAAAGGATACCATATAAGCATCCTAACATACCCACATGAAAAAATAGAGGACAAAAATGATATAAAAGTCTCATCCGCCCCAACAATAAACATAAAAGGTCTAAGGGGGCTAATATTCACACTCACAGCAACACATAAACTAATTAAAATAATCAGGAAAGAAGACATCGACATTATACACGCACATTATATAATCCCCCCAGGCCTCATAGCACTCATAGGATCTATTATAACAGGAAAACCATATTATGTAACCGTGCACGGATCAGACGCCCTCATATTATCCTCCAAGAGCATTCTAAGACCAATCATCAAATTAATACTTAGAAAAGCTTCAAAAGTCCTTGTTGTAAGTAAAAAATTAGCTGAAAAAGTCACAGAACTTGGAATACCACAAGAGAAGATAATGATAACCTATAACATGGTAGATACAAAAATATTCAACCCACAGATTAAAACCACATTCAGAGAAGAAATAGGGACAAAAAAACCAATCATATTATTCGTAGGTAATCTAGTGCCACAAAAAGGTGTTGAATATTTACTAAAAGCAAAAAAACTCCTAAAAAGAGACTCAAAGTTAGTGATAGTAGGTGGAGGACCGCTCCTAAAAAAACTAAAAAATATGGTCAAAGAAGAGAACATCGAAGATGTTATATTCACAGGACCCAGAACAGACATAAACAATATAATGGCCGCCGCAGACATAATAGTCCTACCATCAGTCTCCGAAGGAATCCCCATCGTATTATTAGAAGCCATGGCAATGGCCAAACCAATAATAGCCACAAAAGTTGGGGGCATACCTGAAATAGTTGACGAAAGTGTGGGGATCCTCATAGAACCAAAAAACCCCAAAAAACTAGCAAATGCAATAGACAAACTACTTTCAGATGAAAAATGTAGAAAAAAACTTGGAGAAAATGGATTAAAAAAAGCTGCTAAATTTTCAACCATAAAAACCCCATATTAG
- a CDS encoding CBS domain-containing protein, translating to MKTSIKIFKIFGIPIELDFSFLILIISIYFLAFLKLISLELAVLITLIFVTVVIHELAHSYVARHFGVKIEKILLLPIGGIAKMEEIPRVPRQELLISIAGPLTNLIIAFTLYGIASTRIFPQAIIEFVANFILVNVVLAFFNLIPAFPMDGGRILRALLAEKMSYLRSTEVAANLGKFLAILMAMAGIFFNLFLILIALFIYIGAEQEYRLVFISSLLEGVKVSDVMTPEPITLKPSSTVEEALKTVFKYKHMGYPVTENGELKGIVTFHDLSSAEKDTPIEEVMTKDVITVNINDDAMTALEKLTKHDLGRLPVLKDNKLVGIISKTDLIRTLDIMRRTKT from the coding sequence ATGAAAACATCCATAAAGATATTCAAGATTTTTGGCATACCCATAGAATTAGATTTTTCATTCCTAATATTGATAATCTCCATATACTTTTTGGCATTTTTAAAGCTAATTTCATTAGAACTTGCCGTGCTTATAACATTAATCTTTGTGACAGTTGTCATCCATGAATTGGCACATTCATATGTAGCACGCCATTTCGGAGTGAAAATAGAGAAAATACTCCTACTCCCCATAGGCGGTATTGCTAAGATGGAGGAAATACCCAGGGTGCCCCGTCAAGAACTGTTAATATCTATCGCAGGACCCCTCACGAACCTGATAATAGCATTCACCCTCTATGGCATAGCATCCACAAGAATATTCCCACAGGCAATAATAGAATTCGTGGCCAATTTCATACTAGTAAATGTGGTGCTAGCGTTCTTTAACTTGATACCTGCATTTCCAATGGACGGTGGTAGAATATTAAGAGCGTTATTAGCAGAGAAGATGAGTTATCTACGTTCAACAGAAGTTGCCGCGAACCTTGGGAAATTTCTCGCTATACTCATGGCAATGGCTGGAATATTCTTCAACCTATTCCTTATATTAATAGCCCTTTTCATTTATATCGGCGCCGAACAAGAATACAGGCTAGTATTCATATCATCCTTACTTGAAGGGGTTAAAGTAAGTGATGTGATGACACCAGAGCCTATCACGCTCAAACCTTCTTCAACAGTTGAAGAAGCCCTTAAAACAGTGTTCAAATACAAGCACATGGGATACCCTGTAACAGAAAATGGCGAACTCAAGGGTATAGTAACATTTCATGACCTATCAAGCGCAGAAAAAGATACCCCCATCGAGGAGGTGATGACAAAGGATGTTATCACAGTAAATATCAATGATGATGCTATGACAGCATTGGAAAAATTAACCAAACACGACCTTGGAAGATTACCAGTCCTCAAGGACAACAAACTCGTCGGGATAATATCAAAAACAGACCTCATAAGAACCCTTGACATCATGAGAAGAACAAAGACTTAA
- the cbiD gene encoding cobalt-precorrin-5B (C(1))-methyltransferase CbiD, with amino-acid sequence MNKKSQNFGITTGTAATAAAVASILHLKGKKNIRKVTVDAPYGKLEVDIKSVEKLSENKARASVIKKPYNDPDVTVNIDIIATLQLDNSSKITIKGGEGVGKVTKPGLPVPPGEPAINPTPKKMIKKNIKKYLSPGEGATVKISVPEGGKIAKKTMNPRLGIKGGISILGTTGIARPMSSKAYKMSLACQIDIAASRGWEELVLVPGNIGEKIAKKYFKNIEEDRIVQMGNFPGYMLKIAAKKHFKKIILLGHAGKLIKISAGIFNTKNSVADGRHEIITTHAALNGAPKPLLVKIFNKRTVEEMITELDHAGLTQPVFNSIASSVRKRCQENYPMDFDVLIFNLKGRILNTNFKTRPDHAFK; translated from the coding sequence ATGAATAAAAAAAGTCAAAATTTCGGTATAACAACAGGCACTGCCGCAACAGCGGCGGCAGTTGCTTCTATTTTACATTTAAAAGGCAAAAAAAATATCAGAAAGGTTACTGTAGACGCCCCCTACGGCAAATTAGAAGTAGACATTAAAAGCGTGGAAAAACTTTCAGAGAACAAAGCAAGAGCATCAGTCATAAAAAAACCATACAATGACCCCGATGTAACAGTAAACATAGATATAATCGCAACACTACAATTAGATAACTCCTCAAAAATTACCATCAAAGGGGGTGAAGGCGTAGGTAAAGTGACAAAACCAGGACTCCCAGTCCCCCCTGGAGAACCTGCAATTAACCCCACCCCAAAAAAGATGATAAAAAAGAATATAAAAAAATACTTATCCCCAGGAGAAGGGGCCACTGTAAAAATATCAGTACCAGAGGGGGGTAAAATCGCTAAAAAGACAATGAACCCCAGATTAGGGATAAAAGGTGGCATATCAATACTTGGAACAACAGGTATCGCGCGTCCAATGTCATCAAAAGCATATAAAATGTCATTAGCATGCCAAATAGACATAGCAGCCTCTAGAGGATGGGAAGAACTAGTATTGGTACCAGGTAACATAGGAGAAAAAATAGCTAAAAAATATTTCAAAAACATCGAAGAAGACAGGATAGTACAAATGGGCAACTTCCCAGGATACATGCTAAAAATAGCCGCTAAAAAACACTTTAAAAAGATCATACTCCTAGGCCATGCAGGTAAACTCATAAAAATAAGCGCTGGGATATTCAACACAAAAAATAGTGTGGCAGATGGAAGACATGAAATAATAACAACCCACGCAGCACTAAACGGCGCCCCAAAGCCGCTTCTAGTCAAAATTTTCAATAAAAGGACAGTAGAAGAAATGATCACAGAACTAGACCATGCAGGATTAACACAACCAGTATTCAACAGTATAGCATCATCAGTACGAAAAAGATGCCAAGAAAACTACCCCATGGATTTTGATGTGCTAATCTTCAACCTAAAAGGGAGAATACTCAACACCAATTTTAAAACAAGACCAGATCACGCCTTTAAATAG